Proteins from a single region of Eremothecium gossypii ATCC 10895 chromosome VI, complete sequence:
- the RRT2 gene encoding diphthamide synthase (Syntenic homolog of Saccharomyces cerevisiae YBR246W (RRT2)) — MQEITVLERARSEFPPCAVRIMDGGYVVVGTYELDKTSGARHGSIEVYDGGLQLVGRTATYGAVLDLKASPFDKETLVSAHSTGNVMVWRMAEGVLAAVANLQLFGCDSVVTSVNFSTQEPGLLVVTTAGGAVATVDVETGAPDVRYASAAKVYEKADLKEYDVQGKREVAADLSRGVREFSRGHSVECWIGEFGALSPLENVVFSGGDDCAVHAYDVRTGGLIWANSAVHGGGVVALRPSTPSFRPHMPTALLTGSYDDRIRSLDLRMMGNTLCPGNVRPLAVSELDLGGGVWRFVESPSNALAAETNELLVCCMYDGARIVAVDGHDFTVKNVLKEGHESMCYGADWCDQFAVTCSFYDKSLQLWKP; from the coding sequence ATGCAGGAAATTACGGTGCTTGAGCGAGCCAGGAGCGAGTTTCCGCCGTGCGCTGTGCGGATCATGGACGGGGGATACGTGGTAGTAGGGACGTACGAGCTTGACAAGACCAGCGGGGCGCGGCACGGGAGCATCGAGGTGTACGACGGCGggctgcagctggtgggGCGGACGGCGACGTACGGGGCGGTGCTGGACCTCAAGGCGAGTCCGTTCGACAAGGAAACGCTGGTGAGCGCGCACTCGACGGGGAATGTGATGGTGTGGCGGATGGCGGAAGGCGTGCTGGCAGCGGTGGCGAACCTGCAGCTGTTTGGCTGCGACAGTGTGGTCACGTCGGTGAACTTCAGCACGCAGGAGCCGGGGCTACTGGTGGTGACgacggcgggcggcgcggtTGCCACGGTGGATGTGGAGACGGGCGCGCCGGACGTGCGGTATGCGTCTGCGGCGAAGGTGTACGAGAAGGCAGATCTGAAGGAGTATGACGTGCAAGGCAAGCGCGAGGTAGCGGCGGATCTGAGCCGCGGCGTCAGGGAATTTTCCAGAGGACATTCTGTGGAATGCTGGATTGGCGAGTTCGGCGCCCTATCGCCGCTGGAGAATGTTGTGTTCAGCGGTGGCGACGATTGTGCGGTGCACGCGTACGACGTGCGCACAGGGGGTCTGATCTGGGCCAACTCGGCTGTGCACGGTGGTGGCGTGGTAGCGCTACGCCCGAGCACGCCAAGCTTCCGCCCACACATGCCGACCGCGCTGCTCACAGGCTCCTACGACGACCGCATCCGCTCCTTGGACCTGCGCATGATGGGGAACACCCTGTGCCCGGGCAATGTGCGCCCACTGGCCGTTTCGGAGCTCGACCTGGGGGGCGGCGTGTGGCGCTTCGTGGAGTCGCCCTCGAATGCGCTGGCCGCGGAGACCAACGAGCTACTTGTATGCTGCATGTACGACGGCGCGCGCATTGTGGCTGTCGATGGCCATGACTTTACCGTCAAGAATGTCCTCAAGGAGGGTCACGAGTCGATGTGCTACGGAGCGGACTGGTGTGACCAGTTTGCGGTTACCTGCTCCTTCTACGACAAGTCGCTCCAGCTATGGAAACCATAG
- the ISW1 gene encoding chromatin-remodeling ATPase ISW1 (Syntenic homolog of Saccharomyces cerevisiae YBR245C (ISW1)) — MENQEYAEKLRPFQEGLGHKPDAVETRARYLVGGGQNRRRFDTEGTTKRFQHLLGLSPLFRHFIERKAAKDERFGQVLRVLDDGRQAGRHEDKRRRKTEREEDAELLREEDAELLREEEEGPDAAAADYEFQFRESPGFVDGRLRPYQVQGVNWLVSLHKNNLAGILADEMGLGKTLQTITFLGYLRYIEKKRGPFLVIAPKSTLNNWQREINRWTPDVDAFILQGDKEERARLCQERLLACNFDVAIASYEIIIREKASFKKIDWEYIVIDEAHRIKNEESMLSQVLREFSSRNRLLITGTPLQNNLHELWALLNFLLPDIFSDSAAFDEWFSSEASDDDKDKIVKQLHTILQPFLLRRIKSDVETSLLPKKELNLYVGMSSMQRKWYKQILEKDLDAVNGSNGSKESKTRLLNIMMQLRKCCNHPYLFDGAEPGPPYTTDEHLVYNSAKLKVLDKLLKKLKEDGSRVLIFSQMSRLLDILEDYCYFRGYEYCRIDGSTAHEDRIEAIDEYNAPDSRKFIFLLTTRAGGLGINLTTADVVVLYDSDWNPQADLQAMDRAHRIGQKKQVKVFRLVTDNSVEEKILERATQKLRLDQLVIQQGRTSISKKENAKDAKDALLSMIQHGAVDMFRSTDTSNASSAKGTPQPETGDKDDEVDLESLLNKSENKTKSLNEKYAALGLDQLQKFNQDSAYEWDGQNFKKKLTKDIINPLWIEPTKRERKENYSIDNYYKGVLNTGGARPNQAAVPRMPKPQPFNSHQLLPPQLKILYEKERMWMAKRTKYTPTMEDVKTTYGDIESEEERASKLELLKIAVANAQPLTEEEEKNKAEWEREGFHNWNKLEFRRFITASGKYGRNSIKAITAELGGTKTEEEVRAYAEAFWTHLERIEDYEKYVKAIETEEEKLKRVKMQQEALRRKISQCTNPLFDLSLKHPPSSNNKRTFSEEEDRFILIMLFKYGLDRENVYELIRDEIRDCPLFELDFYFQSRTPAELQRRAFTLLQCLEKEFSTGVVLDDAMKARMKEEDTAAEKLRAEEAKRIKEEEDAEKERESPMPVHVDAVADPVAEVPTANEDGPEAKKPRIE; from the coding sequence ATGGAGAATCAAGAGTACGCGGAAAAACTCAGACCATTCCAGGAAGGTCTGGGACATAAGCCGGACGCGGTAGAGACGCGGGCCCGGTATCTGGTCGGCGGCGGACAAAATCGGCGCCGGTTCGACACGGAGGGCACGACGAAACGGTTCCAGCACCTACTTGGTCTGAGCCCGCTGTTCCGGCATTTCATTGAGCGCAAGGCGGCGAAGGACGAGCGGTTCGGGCAGGTGCTGCGGGTGCTGGACGACGGGCGGCAGGCGGGGCGGCACGAGGACAAGCGGCGGCGCAAGACAGAGCGCGAGGAGGAcgcggagctgctgcgcgaggaggacgcggagctgctgcgcgaggaggaggagggccCGGACGCGGCAGCAGCCGACTACGAGTTTCAGTTCCGCGAGTCGCCGGGCTTTGTGGACGGGCGCCTGCGGCCTTACCAGGTGCAGGGCGTGAACTGGCTGGTATCGCTGCATAAGAACAATTTGGCAGGCATCCTGGCGGACGAGATGGGGCTGGGGAAGACTCTGCAGACGATCACGTTTCTGGGCTACCTGCGCTACATCGAGAAGAAGCGCGGCCCGTTTTTGGTCATTGCGCCGAAGTCGACCTTGAACAACTGGCAGCGGGAAATCAACCGCTGGACGCCGGACGTAGACGCGTTCATCTTGCAGGGCGACAAGGAAGAGCGCGCCCGCCTGTGCCAAGAGCGGCTCCTCGCGTGCAACTTCGACGTCGCCATTGCATCCTACGAGATCATCATTCGCGAGAAGGCCTCCTTTAAGAAAATAGATTGGGAGTATATTGTGATCGACGAGGCTCACCGGATCAAGAACGAGGAATCGATGCTGTCACAGGTGCTGAGGGAGTTCAGCTCGCGAAACCGCTTACTGATCACGGGGACCCCGCTACAGAATAACCTGCACGAGCTGTGGGCCTTGCTGAACTTCCTGCTCCCGGACATCTTTTCGGACTCGGCCGCGTTTGACGAGTGGTTTTCCTCAGAGGCATCTGATGACGATAAGGACAAGATCGTCAAGCAGCTCCACACGATCCTCCAGCCGTTCCTCCTGCGCCGTATTAAGAGTGACGTCGAGACATCCTTGTTACCGAAGAAGGAGCTGAATTTGTATGTTGGGATGTCTAGCATGCAACGCAAGTGGTACAAACAGATACTAGAGAAGGATTTAGATGCTGTGAACGGGTCGAACGGTTCGAAGGAATCAAAGACGAGGTTGTTGAATATAATGATGCAGCTGAGAAAGTGCTGTAACCACCCGTACTTGTTTGATGGCGCCGAACCCGGACCACCTTATACCACCGATGAACACTTAGTTTACAATTCAGCAAAATTGAAGGTTTTAGATAAGTTATTGAAAAAATTGAAGGAGGACGGTTCACGTGTACTAATTTTCAGTCAGATGTCCAGGTTGCTAGATATACTGGAAGACTACTGCTATTTCAGGGGGTACGAGTACTGTAGGATTGATGGCTCCACGGCGCACGAAGATCGTATCGAGGCAATTGATGAATATAATGCTCCGGATTCCCGGAAGTTCATATTCTTGCTCACCACGCGAGCAGGTGGTTTGGGTATCAACTTAACTACAGCAGATGTGGTTGTTCTGTATGATTCGGACTGGAACCCTCAGGCTGACTTGCAAGCTATGGACAGGGCGCATAGAATCGGGCAGAAGAAGCAGGTGAAGGTCTTTAGGCTAGTGACAGACAACTCGGTTGAGGAAAAGATCCTAGAGAGAGCTACACAGAAGTTAAGATTAGACCAGTTGGTTATACAGCAAGGCCGAACGTCTATATCCAAGAAAGAAAACGCAAAGGACGCGAAGGATGCGCTTCTGTCTATGATCCAGCATGGTGCTGTGGACATGTTTAGAAGCACTGACACCAGCAACGCCTCTAGCGCTAAGGGAACCCCACAACCGGAAACAGGCGACAAGGATGATGAAGTAGACCTTGAATCTTTGCTAAACAAATCTGAAAATAAAACCAAATCCTTGAATGAAAAGTATGCTGCTCTGGGTCTCGATCAATTGCAGAAATTCAATCAGGACTCCGCCTACGAATGGGATGGACAAAATTTCAAGAAGAAGCTCACCAAGGACATCATCAACCCCCTCTGGATAGAACCAACCAAACGTGAGAGGAAGGAGAACTATTCCATTGACAACTACTACAAGGGCGTCTTAAACACTGGTGGGGCGCGGCCTAACCAGGCGGCGGTACCAAGAATGCCGAAGCCACAGCCGTTCAACAGCCATCAATTACTTCCACCTCAATTAAAGATACTATATGAGAAGGAAAGGATGTGGATGGCGAAGCGAACAAAGTATACCCCAACTATGGAGGACGTGAAGACCACCTATGGTGACATCGAATCGGAGGAAGAAAGGGCTTCGAAGCTGGAGCTCCTAAAAATAGCGGTGGCCAATGCTCAACCTTTGACGGAGGAGGAAGAGAAGAATAAGGCAGAGTGGGAACGTGAGGGCTTCCATAACTGGAATAAGCTAGAATTCCGTCGCTTCATCACAGCCAGCGGCAAGTATGGCAGAAACTCCATCAAGGCTATCACCGCAGAGCTGGGGGGTACCAAAACCGAAGAAGAAGTCCGCGCATACGCGGAGGCTTTTTGGACGCATTTGGAAAGGATAGAGGACTATGAGAAGTATGTCAAAGCTATCGAGACGGAGGAAGAAAAACTCAAACGAGTCAAGATGCAGCAGGAGGCATTACGGCGAAAGATCAGTCAGTGCACCAATCCACTCTTTGATCTTTCCCTGAAGCACCCTCCGTCTTCAAACAACAAGAGGACGTTTTCCGAGGAGGAAGACCGCTTCATCTTAATCATGCTATTCAAGTATGGCCTGGATAGAGAGAACGTATACGAGCTGATCCGAGACGAGATAAGGGACTGTCCTCTCTTCGAACTCGACTTCTACTTCCAGAGCAGGACACCCGCAGAACTGCAGAGACGAGCCTTCACGCTGCTCCAATGTTTGGAGAAAGAGTTTAGCACTGGCGTGGTGCTAGATGACGCGATGAAGGCAAGAatgaaggaggaggacaCTGCAGCCGAGAAATTGCGCGCGGAGGAGGCTAAGCGCATAAAGGAAGAAGAGGATGCAGAAAAGGAACGCGAATCCCCCATGCCAGTGCATGTAGACGCTGTGGCTGACCCAGTGGCTGAAGTCCCTACAGCCAACGAGGATGGTCCGGAGGCTAAGAAGCCAAGAATAGAGTAG
- the GPX2 gene encoding glutathione peroxidase GPX2 (Non-syntenic homolog of Saccharomyces cerevisiae YIR037W (HYR1) and Syntenic homolog of Saccharomyces cerevisiae YBR244W (GPX2)), with the protein MIRIGSRLTPSLRHYTSSSQRITKFTMSGFYDLSPLDAKGEPFPFSQLKGKVVIIVNVASKCGFTPQYEELEELYKKYKDQGFEVIGFPCNQFAHQEPATNEEIVQFCKLNYGVTFPVLKKVDVNGADADPVYVYLKSQKSGLLGFKGIKWNFEKFLVDRKGQVKDRYSSITKPLSLEKTIETLLKEEGGPAPTATTEATATATADAAKPSGESL; encoded by the coding sequence ATGATCAGGATCGGGAGCCGTCTAACACCAAGCTTGCGCCATTACACCAGCAGTTCTCAGCGTATTACAAAGTTTACAATGTCCGGATTCTATGATTTGTCACCACTAGATGCCAAGGGAGAGCCCTTCCCCTTCTCTCAGCTCAAGGGCAAGGTAGTCATAATCGTGAATGTGGCGTCGAAGTGCGGGTTTACTCCGCAGTACGAGGAGTTGGAAGAGTTGTACAAGAAGTACAAGGACCAAGGGTTTGAggtcattgggtttccaTGCAACCAGTTTGCACACCAGGAACCTGCGACCAACGAGGAGATCGTGCAGTTCTGTAAACTGAACTACGGGGTAACCTTCCCGGTGCTCAAGAAAGTCGACGTTAACGGCGCGGACGCGGACCCCGTGTACGTGTATTTGAAGTCGCAGAAGTCCGGGTTGTTGGGCTTCAAGGGCATCAAGTGGAACTTCGAGAAGTTCTTGGTAGACCGCAAGGGGCAGGTTAAGGACCGCTACTCGTCTATCACCAAGCCGTTGTCGCTCGAGAAGACGATTGAGACCCTGTtgaaggaggagggcgGCCCTGCGCCAACTGCTACTACGGAGGCGACCGCGACCGCTACCGCCGATGCCGCTAAGCCTTCTGGCGAGAGCTTGTAG
- the SEH1 gene encoding Seh1p (Syntenic homolog of Saccharomyces cerevisiae YGL100W (SEH1)) translates to MKPFTTGHEDLVHDICYDFYGRHVATCSSDQHIKVFRLDKDTNEWTLSDSWKGHDSSVVALDWASPEYGRILASVSYNKTIKVWEEDPDAPEGSGRRWTRLCTLNDATGPLYSVKFAPGHLGLRLGAIGNDGVLRIYDALEPSDLRSWTLTSEVKVLATPPASHLQSDFSLDWCPSRFSAERLVVCALDQAFVYERNKAGKLFQAARLPGHQGLIRSVSWAPSFGRWHQLIATGSKDGRVRIFQLTEKLDATDDASTDDASTDDAGPAPHISVQLLSEHADHKGEVWSVSWNLTGTILSSSGDDGKVRLWKSSFSNEFKCMSVICAQKKK, encoded by the coding sequence ATGAAGCCATTTACCACCGGACACGAAGACCTTGTGCACGACATCTGCTACGACTTCTACGGGAGGCACGTGGCAACGTGCTCGAGCGATCAACACATCAAAGTGTTCAGGCTGGATAAGGACACCAACGAGTGGACGCTGAGCGATTCGTGGAAAGGCCACGACAGCAGTGTCGTGGCACTTGACTGGGCGTCGCCGGAATACGGACGGATCCTGGCAAGTGTGTCCTACAACAAGACAATCAAGGTGTGGGAAGAGGACCCCGATGCGCCTGAGGGCTCGGGGCGGCGGTGGACGCGCCTGTGCACGCTGAACGATGCCACGGGACCGCTGTACAGCGTGAAGTTCGCGCCTGGGCACCTGGGGCTGCGGCTGGGCGCGATCGGCAACGACGGCGTGCTACGGATTTACGACGCGCTGGAGCCGTCCGACCTGCGGAGCTGGACACTGACGTCGGAGGTGAAGGTGCTGGCAACGCCGCCTGCGTCGCACCTCCAGTCGGACTTCAGCCTCGACTGGTGCCCGTCGCGCTTCTCGGCCGAGCGCCTCGTGGTGTGCGCGCTGGACCAGGCGTTTGTGTACGAGCGTAACAAGGCTGGCAAGCTGTTCCAGGCGGCGCGGCTGCCGGGGCACCAGGGCCTGATTCGCTCCGTCAGCTGGGCGCCGTCCTTTGGTCGCTGGCATCAGCTGATTGCCACAGGCTCCAAGGACGGCCGCGTGCGCATCTTCCAGCTCACGGAAAAGCTCGATGCCACCGACGACGCCTCCACCGACGACGCCTCCACCGACGACGCCGGCCCGGCGCCCCACATCAGCGTCCAGCTGCTCAGCGAGCACGCCGATCACAAGGGTGAGGTCTGGTCCGTGTCCTGGAACCTCACGGGCACTATACTAAGCAGCTCTGGCGACGACGGCAAGGTACGCCTGTGGAAGTCCTCATTCTCGAACGAGTTTAAGTGCATGAGCGTGATCTGCGCCCAGAAGAAGAAATAG
- the ALG7 gene encoding UDP-N-acetylglucosamine--dolichyl-phosphate N-acetylglucosaminephosphotransferase (Syntenic homolog of Saccharomyces cerevisiae YBR243C (ALG7)) translates to MAVIRVCALLAIAGTAIVYSKYSSAVWSAAGFAIIGYLATNTLIPRVADSFIRVGLYGKDLGKPGRPVIAETMGAVAATVYLFMMFLSIPFVFYKYLVVTSGAGARDWSEEAAGRGAFPHGKLSEYLSAILSLQSTVLLGVADDLFDLRWRHKLYFPIISAIPLLVVYYADFGVTYVLVPKFVHQWVPQLSEFALIDLGWFYYIYMASMTIFCTNSINILAGINGLEVLQSIILAIVCLVNDALYLVWGSERTRESHLFSIVMLLPFLGVSYSLWKWNSWPARVFVGDTYCYFAGMIFAMIGILGHFAKTMMLFFTPQIFNFAYSIPQLLGLVPCPRHRLPRFNEEDGLMYTSRTDLQKRPPMRPVALALKLLAYLHLLDVTVDEQGNLLDCNNMTLINLCLVWFGPMREDQLCLTVCGIQLVVGLLCVFARHAVGTLLFGEDNYTRIIKYIRT, encoded by the coding sequence ATGGCCGTAATCCGCGTGTGCGCACTCCTCGCGATAGCGGGGACTGCAATTGTGTATTCCAAGTATTCCAGCGCAGTGTGGAGCGCTGCGGGATTCGCGATTATCGGATACCTCGCCACTAATACACTGATTCCGAGGGTGGCAGACAGTTTTATCCGGGTAGGGCTCTATGGCAAGGACCTCGGGAAGCCGGGACGGCCGGTGATTGCGGAGACGATGGGGGCGGTAGCGGCGACGGTGTACTTGTTCATGATGTTCCTCTCCATTCCGTTCGTGTTCTACAAGTACCTCGTGGTGACGTCTGGCGCGGGAGCGCGGGACTGGAGCGAGGAGGCGGCGGGCCGCGGCGCATTCCCGCACGGCAAGCTGTCGGAGTACCTTAGTGCGATCCTGTCGCTCCAGAGCACAGTGTTGCTCGGCGTGGCCGATGACCTCTTCGACTTGCGCTGGAGACACAAGCTCTACTTCCCGATCATCTCGGCGATCCCGTTGCTCGTCGTGTACTACGCGGACTTCGGGGTGACGTACGTGCTGGTGCCCAAGTTTGTGCACCAGTGGGTGCCACAGCTCTCCGAGTTTGCGCTGATCGACCTCGGGTGGTTCTACTACATCTACATGGCGTCGATGACCATCTTCTGCACGAACTCGATCAACATCCTCGCGGGCATCAATGGCTTGGAGGTGTTGCAGTCGATCATTCTCGCCATTGTCTGCCTTGTGAACGATGCGCTCTACCTGGTGTGGGGCTCGGAGCGCACACGCGAGTCGCACCTATTTTCGATCGTGATGCTCCTCCCGTTCCTCGGAGTGTCGTACTCGCTATGGAAGTGGAACAGCTGGCCTGCGCGGGTGTTTGTGGGAGACACGTACTGCTACTTCGCGGGAATGATCTTTGCGATGATTGGGATCTTGGGGCACTTTGCCAAGACGATGATGCTCTTCTTCACGCCGCAGATCTTCAACTTTGCGTACAGCATACCGCAACTTTTGGGCCTCGTGCCGTGCCCGCGCCATCGCTTGCCGCGCTTCAACGAGGAGGACGGGCTCATGTACACCTCGCGCACAGATCTACAGAAGCGCCCGCCGATGCGCCCCGTTGCCCTGGCGTTGAAGCTGTTGGCCTACTTGCACTTGCTCGACGTGACGGTCGACGAGCAGGGCAACCTTCTAGACTGCAACAACATGACCTTGATAAACCTCTGTCTAGTTTGGTTTGGGCCAATGCGTGAGGACCAGCTCTGCCTCACCGTGTGCGGCATCCAGCTAGTTGTGGGTCTCCTCTGCGTCTTCGCGAGACACGCCGTCGGGACATTGCTGTTCGGTGAGGACAATTACACTAGAATAATTAAGTATATCAGGACTTAA
- a CDS encoding HD domain-containing protein (Syntenic homolog of Saccharomyces cerevisiae YGL101W and YBR242W), whose amino-acid sequence MPATWTPEEHIPAEIKALLAEPSPNYVLTFLHIVELLKTQRRTGWVDHGILPCESISDHMYRMGITSMLIKDPAVDRNRCVRIALVHDLAESLVGDITPVAEVTKEEKHRREWETIQYLCQQLIAPYNPVAADEIMRDWLAYENTDCLEARYTKDIDKFEMLVQCFEYERRHGGTKNLQQFWSAVDSIKTDEVRSWVQDLQARRNRFFESLAH is encoded by the coding sequence ATGCCCGCTACCTGGACCCCCGAGGAACACATTCCCGCGGAAATCAAGGCGCTCCTGGCGGAGCCGTCGCCTAATTATGTGCTGACGTTCCTGCACATTGTGGAGCTGCTCAAGACGCAGCGCCGCACGGGCTGGGTCGACCACGGCATCTTGCCCTGCGAGTCCATCAGCGACCACATGTACCGGATGGGCATCACCAGCATGCTGATCAAGGACCCTGCCGTGGACCGCAACCGTTGCGTGCGTATCGCGCTGGTGCACGATCTCGCCGAATCACTCGTGGGGGACATCACGCCGGTTGCCGAAGTTACGAAGGAGGAGAAGCACCGCAGAGAGTGGGAAACCATACAGTACCTCTGTCAGCAGCTCATTGCCCCGTACAACCCGGTGGCCGCCGACGAGATTATGCGCGACTGGCTGGCGTACGAGAACACCGATTGTCTGGAAGCACGCTACACAAAAGACATTGACAAATTTGAAATGCTGGTCCAGTGCTTCGAGTACGAGCGTCGCCACGGCGGGACCAAGAACCTGCAGCAATTCTGGTCCGCGGTGGACAGCATCAAGACGGATGAGGTCCGCTCGTGGGTCCAAGACCTACAGGCTCGGCGCAACCGCTTTTTCGAGTCCCTCGCGCACTAA
- the RPL28 gene encoding 60S ribosomal protein uL15 (Syntenic homolog of Saccharomyces cerevisiae YGL103W (RPL28); 1-intron), giving the protein MPTRLTKTRKHRGHVSAGKGRIGKHRKHPGGRGMAGGMHHHRTNLDKYHPGYFGKVGMRYFHKQKNHFWRPVLNLDKLWTLVPEEKREQYLSSASKSAAPVIDTLAAGYGKVLGKGRIPNVPVIVKARFVSKLAEEKIKAAGGVIELIA; this is encoded by the exons ATGCCAACCAGACTAACCAAGACTAGAAAGCACAGAGGTCACGTCTCAG CCGGTAAGGGTAGAATCGGTAAGCACAGAAAGCACCCCGGTGGTAGGGGTATGGCCGGTGGTATGCACCACCACAGAACCAACCTGGACAAGTACCACCCAGGTTACTTCGGTAAGGTGGGTATGAGATACTTCCACAAGCAGAAGAACCACTTCTGGAGACCAGTCTTGAACTTGGACAAGTTGTGGACCCTCGTTCCTGAGGAGAAGAGAGAGCAGTACTTGAGCTCTGCCTCCAAGTCCGCTGCCCCAGTGATCGACACCCTAGCCGCCGGCTACGGTAAGGTTTTGGGCAAGGGCAGAATCCCAAATGTGCCTGTCATCGTCAAGGCCAGATTCGTCTCCAAGCTAGCCGAGGAGAAGATCAAGGCTGCCGGTGGTGTTATCGAGTTGATTGCCTAA
- a CDS encoding AFL034Wp (Syntenic homolog of Saccharomyces cerevisiae YBR241C and YGL104C (VPS73)) — translation MSQDQLLLGSERPPRGSVTPALAGSVFVVCLGALQFGYHMAELNAPQEVLMCHGPLDPGYADTWWGRHGWEQCLHLDDSQYGLVTSIFSVGGLLGSLCTGSQADRYGRRAAAIGSSVLAAAGSAAMVFANSYAQLLLGRLVAGVGCGGGIVVTSLMLNEMAPAELKGALGALNQTCINLGILVTQLLAFAWANSVQWRLLFAVSAAVAVAHCGLLLGVEESPRWLAANGHEQRAERALRWLRADDAAAAHELREWRRAREHEAAAQCSSLRRYIADARYAHVRRVVAVLLMGQQFCGINSIVFYGVKLINGALPGLSIAVNFGISAVNLVVTLTAAALVDRVGRRPLLQCSAAAMAVASTLMAAGILLESAAVLVVCTFAYITFFALGFGPIPFLIIAELSSPGTAAVAQSYGLALNWVATFFVGFGFPVLNQLIGGYVFMLFGAFAAFMALYVRNRVPETRGKHDYREVWQGF, via the coding sequence ATGTCTCAAGACCAACTGTTACTCGGAAGTGAGCGGCCTCCGCGGGGGAGCGTGACCCCAGCGCTCGCAGGAAGCGTTTTCGTGGTGTGCTTGGGCGCGCTACAGTTCGGCTACCACATGGCGGAGCTCAACGCTCCGCAGGAGGTGCTCATGTGCCATGGGCCCTTAGATCCCGGCTACGCAGATACGTGGTGGGGTCGGCACGGCTGGGAACAGTGCCTTCACCTGGATGACTCGCAATATGGTCTCGTGACCTCGATTTTCTCCGTGGGCGGACTTCTGGGGTCGTTGTGTACGGGTTCGCAGGCGGACCGGTACGgacggcgggcggcggccaTCGGTAGCAGcgtgctggcggcggcgggctcGGCGGCTATGGTGTTCGCGAACAGCTacgcgcagctgctgctgggaAGGCTGGTGGCGGGCGTGGGGTGCGGTGGCGGGATCGTGGTGACGTCGCTAATGCTGAACGAGATGGCGCCGGCGGAGCTGAAGGGCGCGCTCGGAGCGCTGAACCAGACGTGCATCAACCTGGGGATCCTGGTGACGCAGCTTCTGGCGTTTGCGTGGGCGAACAGCGTGCAGTGGCGGCTGTTGTTCGCGGTGTctgcggcggtggcggtggcgcactgcgggctgctgctggggGTGGAGGAGTCGCCACGGTGGCTGGCGGCGAACGGGCACGAGCAGCGCGCGGAACGCGCGCTGCGGTGGCTGCGGGCGGAcgacgcggcggcggcgcacgagctgcgggagtggcggcgcgcgcgcgagcaCGAGGCTGCGGCGCAGTGCAGCTCGCTGCGGCGGTACATCGCGGACGCGCGGTACGCGCACGTGCGGCGCGTGGTGGCGGTGCTGCTGATGGGGCAGCAGTTCTGCGGGATCAACTCGATAGTGTTCTACGGTGTGAAGCTGATCAACGGCGCGTTGCCGGGGCTGTCGATCGCGGTGAACTTCGGGATCTCGGCGGTGAACCTGGTGGTGACGCtgacggcggcggcgctggtggaccgcgtggggcggcggccgctgctgcagtgctcggcggcggcgatgGCGGTCGCGTCGACGCTGATGGCAGCAGGCATTCTGCTGGAGAGCGCGGCGGTGCTGGTCGTGTGCACGTTTGCGTACATCACGTTTTTCGCACTGGGCTTCGGGCCGATCCCATTCCTGATCATCGCCGAGCTGTCGAGCCCGGGCACCGCGGCGGTGGCGCAGAGCTACGGGCTGGCGCTGAACTGGGTTGCGACGTTCTTTGTCGGGTTCGGGTTCCCCGTGCTGAACCAGCTCATCGGCGGCTACGTCTTTATGCTGTTCGGGGCGTTCGCGGCATTCATGGCGCTGTATGTGCGGAACCGCGTGCCCGAGACGCGCGGCAAGCACGACTACCGCGAGGTGTGGCAAGGCTTCTGA